The Streptomyces sp. P9-A4 genome contains a region encoding:
- the ruvX gene encoding Holliday junction resolvase RuvX: MRRGRRIAVDVGDARIGVASCDPDGVLATPVETVPGRDVPAAHRRLRQIVEEYEPIEVVVGLPRSLSGREGPAATKVRAFAGEMARGIAPVPVRLVDERMTTVTATQGLRASGVKAKKGRSVIDQAAAVIILQNALESERVSGNPPGEGVEVVI, from the coding sequence ATGCGCCGCGGACGACGTATCGCGGTGGACGTCGGGGACGCCCGGATCGGGGTCGCCTCCTGCGACCCCGACGGGGTCCTCGCGACGCCGGTGGAGACCGTGCCGGGACGCGACGTCCCGGCCGCCCACCGGCGGCTCCGCCAGATCGTCGAGGAGTACGAGCCCATCGAGGTCGTCGTGGGCCTGCCCCGCTCGCTCAGCGGGCGGGAGGGCCCGGCCGCGACCAAGGTCCGGGCCTTCGCCGGGGAGATGGCGCGCGGGATCGCTCCGGTCCCCGTCCGTCTGGTCGACGAGCGGATGACCACGGTCACCGCGACCCAGGGGCTGCGGGCCTCCGGCGTGAAGGCGAAGAAGGGGCGGTCCGTCATCGACCAGGCCGCCGCTGTGATCATCCTTCAGAACGCTCTTGAGTCCGAACGGGTATCAGGTAATCCGCCCGGTGAGGGCGTCGAAGTGGTCATCTGA